From Gottschalkiaceae bacterium SANA:
TCGCTGAAATTATGGGTGTTGCTGCGGGAGACTCAGAAAAACAAGTTGCTCGAGTTGCTTGCAATGGAACAAGTGAGAGTGCTGTAGACAAATATGAGTATTACGGCGTAGAGACATGTAAGGCGGCCATGGCTGTACAAAAGGGACCCAAGGGCTGTGAGTATGGTTGTATGGGTTTTGGAGACTGCGTAACGGCGTGTGCCTTTGATGCGATCCATATCGTAGACGGCATTGCTAAAGTGGATCCAGACAAGTGCACTGGCTGTAAGGCTTGTGTAAAGGCGTGTCCAAAGAATGTAATCGATATGGTACCGGCATCACAAAAGGTGTTTGTTGATTGCAAGAATCTAGATAAAGGCAAGGCAGTTAAAGATGTTTGCCAAGTTGGTTGTATCGCATGTACCTTATGTGTGAAAGCTTGTCCGTTTGATGCCATTCATATGGTGAACGGAGTAGCGAAGATCGACTACGCGGCTTGTAAAAACTGTAAAATTTGTGCGAAGAAGTGTCCAACGGGCGCTATTTTCCCACAACTTCGCTTGAAAGAATTGGCGGATAAAAAAGCAGCTGCAGCAGCTGCGAAACAACAAGAAGCCTAAGAATCAGAGCCTCCCGTTTGGGAGGCTTTTTTTATTGGTCCATAAATGTCGGTTACAAGAAAAGGCTTGTTGCATGTGTTTATATTTTTATATAATGAAAAGGTGATTGTCTTGCAAAGAGGTGGTTGTATAAAACAATCGTGTATAGGTGGATTTTGGATTTTTTTATCCGGTGAACAAAGGAGAGACGAAAATGAAATACAGGAAGATCAACGAACGTTATGAGTCGTCAATCTTGGCTCTTGGTTGTATGCGATTGCCCGTCATTGACGGTGACTATGGCAGGATCGATGAAGACAAAGCCATTGAAATGATCCGATATGCCTTGGATCATGGTATTAATTATATCGATACGGCCTATCCCTATCACCAAGAAAATGGGGAACGAGTTGTCGGGAAAGCCCTGAAGGACGGGTATCGTGAAAAAGCGATCCTAGTCACAAAAAACCCTGTTTGGAAGGTTGAAAAGCGGGAAGATTTAGAGAAATACTTGGATGAGCAATTGGCTAAATTGGATGTGGAATATCTTGATTTTTATTTGATGCATGGACTGCGCCCTGAACGATGGGATAAGATACTTGCACTTGATGGGTTGAGATTTTTAGATGAAATGAAAGCCAAAGGCAAGATACGAGAGGCGGGTTTCTCCTTTCATGGCGACAAAAAATTATTTGAGCAGATTGTGGATGCCTATGACTGGTCCATAGCGATGATTCAAATGAATTACAAGGATATCGATGTACAGGCGACGGTGGAGGCCATTTCTTATGCAAAGACCCGAGGAATACCGATG
This genomic window contains:
- a CDS encoding Fe-S cluster domain-containing protein, with amino-acid sequence MNLIVYAIIALGAVGLFFGVLLSIASKAFAVKVDPKETLVRAAVPGANCGACGFPGCDGFSKAVLAGIAPVNGCPVGGAATAAKIAEIMGVAAGDSEKQVARVACNGTSESAVDKYEYYGVETCKAAMAVQKGPKGCEYGCMGFGDCVTACAFDAIHIVDGIAKVDPDKCTGCKACVKACPKNVIDMVPASQKVFVDCKNLDKGKAVKDVCQVGCIACTLCVKACPFDAIHMVNGVAKIDYAACKNCKICAKKCPTGAIFPQLRLKELADKKAAAAAAKQQEA
- a CDS encoding aldo/keto reductase — protein: MKYRKINERYESSILALGCMRLPVIDGDYGRIDEDKAIEMIRYALDHGINYIDTAYPYHQENGERVVGKALKDGYREKAILVTKNPVWKVEKREDLEKYLDEQLAKLDVEYLDFYLMHGLRPERWDKILALDGLRFLDEMKAKGKIREAGFSFHGDKKLFEQIVDAYDWSIAMIQMNYKDIDVQATVEAISYAKTRGIPMAIMEPLKGGQLANLPQSITDIWNDELGLGQVERAFRWLANFENVKVILSGMSTLDQVKDNIEVADRLEAGVINEEEAKRYIEVKKQIELRAQIPCTDCKYCMPCPAGVNIPGNFMHYNRSFMYEDLEWAAHVYQDKYKEEQRASACVECGRCQTLCPQSIHIIDQLKNVHKHLNQEVKLKKDHWAL